The following proteins are co-located in the Paludibaculum fermentans genome:
- a CDS encoding VOC family protein, with product MNKITPFLWFDGRAEEAANLYVSLFENSRILHVSRYGDAGPGPAGSAMLVKFELDGRPFIGLNGGPKYKFTEAVSFTIHCKTQAEVDKFWDALTEDGEESQCGWLKDKFGLSWQVIPECLGRLMGDPDPKRAGRVMQAMLQMKKMDIAALEAAHAQA from the coding sequence ATGAACAAGATCACTCCATTTCTTTGGTTCGACGGCCGGGCCGAAGAGGCTGCGAACCTGTACGTTTCCCTGTTCGAGAACTCCCGGATCCTGCATGTTTCACGGTATGGCGACGCAGGTCCTGGTCCCGCGGGCAGCGCGATGCTCGTCAAATTCGAACTGGATGGCCGGCCGTTCATTGGTCTCAACGGAGGACCCAAGTACAAGTTCACTGAGGCGGTCTCGTTCACCATCCACTGCAAGACTCAAGCCGAGGTGGACAAGTTCTGGGACGCGCTGACGGAAGACGGCGAAGAGAGCCAATGCGGCTGGCTGAAAGACAAGTTCGGTTTGTCATGGCAGGTCATCCCGGAGTGCCTGGGCCGTCTGATGGGGGACCCCGATCCGAAGAGAGCGGGCCGGGTGATGCAGGCGATGCTCCAGATGAAGAAGATGGACATTGCTGCATTGGAGGCGGCCCACGCGCAGGCTTGA
- a CDS encoding PadR family transcriptional regulator — translation MSKPAELLQGTLDLLILRTVEHGPLHGVGISDRIEQVTNGVFVVGPGSLFPALHRLADKGWLEGEWGTLESGRRAKFYSLTPEGRAQLTVEKRNWRKVFTAVNQVLAEES, via the coding sequence ATGTCAAAGCCCGCCGAGCTGCTGCAAGGCACCCTCGACCTCCTCATCCTGCGCACCGTCGAACACGGCCCCCTGCACGGCGTCGGCATCTCCGACCGGATCGAGCAGGTAACCAACGGCGTGTTTGTTGTCGGCCCCGGGTCCCTGTTCCCTGCCCTGCACCGCCTCGCCGACAAGGGCTGGCTCGAAGGCGAATGGGGCACCTTGGAGAGCGGCCGCCGGGCCAAGTTCTACTCGCTCACTCCAGAAGGCCGCGCCCAGTTGACGGTGGAGAAGCGGAACTGGCGGAAAGTCTTCACGGCCGTCAACCAGGTTCTGGCCGAGGAGTCCTGA
- a CDS encoding CPXCG motif-containing cysteine-rich protein has protein sequence MMEHFFTCPYCGERISMVLDTSVRGQTYVEDCEVCCQPIEVRYVIKADEVRQFEARTM, from the coding sequence CTGATGGAGCACTTCTTCACCTGCCCCTATTGTGGTGAGCGGATTTCGATGGTGCTGGACACCTCAGTCCGGGGGCAGACCTATGTGGAAGATTGCGAAGTGTGCTGCCAGCCGATTGAGGTGCGCTACGTCATCAAGGCAGATGAGGTGCGCCAGTTTGAAGCGAGGACAATGTGA
- a CDS encoding OmpA family protein: protein MTARTGSALGLFLLSLAFPALGADVPGSQDPAGVKRYTGSEIIGFRAAKFDEFVLPLGPPTEISPPKFAKSQKVDGLVSRYTYAAPAGRSPAELYRNYQLEFQRLGLTTLYQKGTADRGWFGPTLSQVSDEDQVGQILEYNEAQERVLVAKSKDAKPTYFYLFVTSYKDGVIPERLQSAVQKDIALAELIVIAPQAMETNMTLLNAAEMSKSIDDLGKVVLYGINFDLDKDTLRPDSEPTLKEIGKLMADNPRLSIHVVGHTDNQGKPDYNLDLSRRRAATVARELASKYGVAATRMDSFGCGPYAPAASNASEEERAKNRRVELVRW, encoded by the coding sequence ATGACCGCCCGCACTGGCTCCGCTCTTGGTTTGTTCCTACTGTCGCTCGCCTTCCCTGCCCTGGGGGCCGACGTGCCGGGATCGCAGGATCCGGCCGGAGTGAAGCGCTACACCGGCAGCGAGATCATCGGATTTCGCGCCGCTAAGTTTGACGAATTCGTGCTGCCTCTGGGGCCGCCCACGGAAATCAGTCCGCCGAAGTTCGCGAAGAGCCAAAAGGTGGATGGACTGGTCAGCCGGTACACCTATGCGGCGCCTGCCGGCCGTTCGCCGGCGGAGTTGTACCGCAACTACCAGTTGGAATTTCAGCGGCTCGGCCTGACGACGCTGTACCAGAAGGGCACCGCCGACCGTGGCTGGTTCGGGCCCACGCTGAGCCAGGTCTCGGATGAAGACCAGGTGGGCCAGATCCTTGAGTACAACGAGGCACAGGAGCGCGTCCTGGTGGCGAAATCGAAGGACGCCAAGCCTACCTATTTTTATCTGTTCGTCACGAGCTACAAAGACGGCGTCATCCCGGAGCGTCTGCAGAGCGCAGTCCAGAAGGACATCGCGCTGGCGGAACTGATCGTCATCGCGCCCCAGGCGATGGAGACCAACATGACGCTGCTGAACGCGGCGGAGATGTCGAAGTCGATCGACGACCTCGGGAAGGTCGTGCTCTACGGCATCAACTTCGATCTCGACAAGGACACGCTGCGGCCCGACTCCGAACCGACGCTGAAGGAGATCGGGAAGCTGATGGCGGACAATCCGCGCCTGAGCATCCATGTCGTGGGCCATACGGACAACCAGGGGAAGCCGGATTACAACCTGGACCTGAGCCGGCGGCGGGCCGCGACCGTGGCCCGGGAACTTGCGTCGAAGTACGGCGTGGCGGCCACCCGGATGGATTCCTTTGGCTGCGGGCCCTATGCGCCGGCCGCCTCGAATGCGTCGGAAGAGGAGCGAGCAAAGAACCGGCGGGTGGAGCTGGTTCGCTGGTAG
- a CDS encoding helix-turn-helix domain-containing protein — protein METSQLLESSTDPIEQRIAKRLSSLRAEHGWSLEALAERTGISRASLSRLERSELSPTAAMLGRLCSAFGWTLSRLMADVETKPANLVPAANQTDWTDPESGYHRRAVSPPAPGLRGELVEVRIPVGATVSFATAPVHGLEHHLWMLDGWLQLEVDGTVFDLRSGDCLRYLLTGPTRFRCAGRREARYLIAMVHP, from the coding sequence ATGGAGACGTCACAGCTCCTCGAATCCTCCACCGATCCCATCGAACAGCGCATCGCGAAACGCCTCTCCAGCCTGCGCGCCGAGCACGGCTGGTCCCTGGAGGCGCTGGCGGAACGCACGGGCATCAGCCGCGCCAGCCTGTCGCGGCTGGAACGTTCGGAACTCAGCCCCACTGCTGCCATGCTGGGGCGCCTGTGCTCCGCCTTCGGCTGGACGCTGTCCCGGCTCATGGCCGATGTCGAAACGAAGCCCGCGAATCTGGTCCCGGCCGCGAACCAGACTGACTGGACGGATCCCGAGAGTGGATACCACCGACGGGCCGTCTCGCCGCCAGCACCGGGCCTGCGCGGCGAACTGGTAGAAGTCCGCATTCCAGTGGGAGCCACTGTTTCCTTCGCCACCGCGCCGGTCCATGGGCTGGAGCACCACCTGTGGATGCTCGACGGCTGGCTGCAGTTGGAGGTCGACGGGACCGTCTTTGACCTGCGCAGCGGCGACTGCCTGCGTTATCTCCTCACCGGACCGACTCGCTTCCGGTGCGCGGGCCGCCGGGAAGCCCGCTACCTGATCGCGATGGTGCACCCATGA
- a CDS encoding chemotaxis protein CheB: MSKLGPEANFPVVCVGGSAGGLDAYTRLLKHLPCDLGIAVVIVNHLRTVATHLHEILPRYTQMPVTLITDRLVVQPNQVFIIPEQRDLHVLEGEFRLEPISKPRGWPDVITVFLRSFKEHWDGPLIAVIVSGYDGDGAAALCEIQQVGGITMAQTPESAVQPDMPESAIASGCIDFVLSPEDISREIVRIAHAAGAASGTAAADC; the protein is encoded by the coding sequence ATGAGTAAGCTGGGCCCTGAGGCGAATTTCCCCGTTGTTTGCGTGGGCGGGTCGGCCGGAGGCCTGGACGCCTACACTCGATTGCTGAAACATCTGCCGTGCGATCTGGGCATCGCGGTGGTCATCGTGAATCACCTGAGAACCGTGGCCACACATCTGCACGAGATTCTGCCGCGGTACACGCAGATGCCGGTGACGCTCATCACGGATCGACTGGTCGTTCAGCCCAATCAGGTGTTCATCATCCCGGAACAGAGGGATTTGCACGTCCTGGAGGGAGAGTTCCGGCTGGAACCGATCTCCAAGCCGAGGGGCTGGCCTGACGTCATCACCGTCTTTCTCCGTTCTTTCAAGGAGCACTGGGACGGGCCACTGATCGCGGTGATTGTCTCCGGCTATGACGGGGATGGGGCAGCGGCGCTGTGCGAGATTCAGCAAGTCGGCGGGATTACGATGGCCCAAACGCCGGAGTCCGCCGTGCAGCCGGATATGCCTGAGAGCGCGATTGCCAGCGGGTGTATTGATTTTGTCCTGTCGCCGGAGGACATCTCGCGGGAAATTGTGCGAATTGCCCACGCAGCCGGAGCCGCGAGTGGCACAGCAGCCGCGGACTGCTGA
- a CDS encoding GNAT family N-acetyltransferase produces MTKTPIQIAEWRPELLDDAAVGRDLTMLAEVLRAVVYGGAGVSFFVPFSLDDARAFWTANVLAGARAGTRRVLVARQAERIVGTVQLNLAVPPNQQHRADVAKLLVHPEARRQGIARALMLAVEPIARAEGRSLLTLDTVSRSNAETLYLELGYIAAGFIPRYARGSLTPDLEDTTIMYKELGPA; encoded by the coding sequence ATGACAAAGACGCCCATTCAGATCGCGGAGTGGCGGCCGGAGCTCCTGGACGATGCCGCGGTGGGGCGCGACCTCACGATGCTGGCGGAAGTGCTGCGGGCAGTGGTCTATGGCGGAGCAGGAGTCAGTTTCTTCGTGCCCTTCTCACTGGACGATGCACGCGCCTTCTGGACCGCGAACGTTCTGGCCGGCGCGCGGGCAGGCACCCGGCGTGTGCTGGTGGCGCGCCAGGCAGAACGGATCGTCGGAACCGTGCAGCTCAATCTGGCTGTGCCGCCCAATCAGCAGCACCGGGCGGATGTCGCGAAGCTGCTGGTCCATCCCGAGGCGCGCCGGCAGGGCATCGCGCGAGCGCTGATGCTTGCTGTGGAGCCAATCGCTCGCGCGGAAGGCCGGAGCCTGCTGACTCTCGACACCGTCTCGCGGAGCAACGCCGAAACTCTCTACCTGGAACTCGGCTACATCGCCGCCGGGTTCATCCCACGCTATGCCCGTGGGTCGCTGACGCCAGACCTGGAGGATACCACCATCATGTATAAGGAGCTTGGGCCGGCGTAA
- a CDS encoding elongation factor P, with protein sequence MAVLIDAISVKRRTLFEHENVPYSCLEAEVNTPTARGGQTLVRLKIRNLLTNAVFEKTFKASDKFKEPDLSRVAASFLYSTGDGAEFLDQESFETHSLTDDMLGGAKDFLIAGAVVEMLKYNGNPIGLELPTFVELEVTSTEPGVKGDSSSGTVTKPATLETGLEIRVPLFIKEGEKVRVSTETRGFAGRA encoded by the coding sequence ATGGCCGTATTGATTGATGCGATCAGCGTAAAGCGTAGAACCTTGTTCGAGCACGAGAATGTTCCGTACTCCTGCCTGGAGGCGGAGGTCAACACTCCTACCGCGCGGGGCGGCCAGACGCTGGTCCGCCTGAAGATTCGCAACCTGCTCACCAACGCGGTGTTTGAGAAGACCTTCAAAGCGAGCGATAAGTTCAAGGAGCCCGACCTGTCGCGAGTCGCGGCTTCGTTCCTCTACAGCACAGGCGACGGTGCGGAGTTCCTCGATCAGGAGAGCTTCGAGACTCATTCGCTGACGGATGACATGCTCGGCGGAGCGAAGGACTTCCTGATCGCGGGCGCCGTGGTGGAGATGCTGAAGTACAACGGCAACCCCATCGGGTTGGAACTGCCCACGTTCGTGGAACTGGAAGTGACGTCGACAGAGCCCGGCGTCAAAGGCGATTCGTCCAGTGGGACGGTGACCAAGCCGGCGACGCTGGAGACAGGCCTGGAGATCCGCGTGCCGCTTTTCATCAAGGAAGGCGAGAAGGTGCGGGTGTCGACGGAAACTCGCGGGTTCGCCGGCCGGGCATAG